In Patulibacter sp. SYSU D01012, a single window of DNA contains:
- a CDS encoding response regulator transcription factor codes for MSVPLRTRILLADDHALVRHGIRMVLDAEADLHVVAEAGDGLEAVETALRTELDLAILDVSMPGRTGLQAARELTRHRPGLRILLLSMHENEQYLFEALKAGAAGYVLKSGAHRDLVDACRAAMRGTPFLYPRALQRLVQDVLEGAERGEPLPRDLLTAREQEVVKQIAEGHTTDEIAAALVISPHTVERHRSNALEKLGLRNRVELARYAIRRGLVEP; via the coding sequence GTGAGCGTCCCGCTGCGCACCCGCATCCTGCTGGCGGACGACCACGCGCTCGTCCGGCACGGCATCCGCATGGTGCTCGACGCCGAGGCCGACCTGCACGTCGTCGCCGAGGCGGGCGACGGGCTCGAGGCGGTCGAGACGGCGCTGCGGACGGAGCTGGACCTGGCGATCCTCGACGTCTCGATGCCCGGCCGGACCGGGCTGCAGGCGGCGCGCGAGCTGACGCGCCACCGCCCCGGCCTGCGGATCCTGCTGCTGTCGATGCACGAGAACGAGCAGTACCTGTTCGAGGCGCTGAAGGCCGGCGCGGCGGGCTACGTCCTCAAGTCGGGGGCCCACCGCGACCTGGTCGACGCGTGCCGCGCGGCGATGCGCGGCACCCCGTTCCTGTATCCGCGCGCGCTCCAGCGGTTGGTGCAGGACGTGCTCGAGGGCGCCGAGCGCGGCGAGCCGCTGCCGCGCGACCTGCTGACCGCCCGCGAGCAGGAGGTCGTCAAGCAGATCGCCGAGGGCCACACGACCGACGAGATCGCTGCGGCCCTCGTCATCAGCCCGCACACCGTCGAGCGGCACCGCTCCAACGCGCTCGAGAAGCTGGGCCTGCGCAACCGGGTGGAGCTGGCGCGCTACGCGATCCGGCGCGGGCTGGTGGAGCCGTAG